The proteins below come from a single Cupriavidus pauculus genomic window:
- a CDS encoding chemotaxis protein CheW: protein MTIQTKADGAGEEFLAFRLGREEYGIDILKVQEIRGYESVTQIANAPAYLKGVINLRGTIVPIIDLRIKFRQEKISYDQYTVVIIVDLNRRTTGIVVDGVSDVLTLSQSQIKPTPQLSGGMETDYIRGLGSVENRMLILADIEKLMGVEELAAIDAAAGAA, encoded by the coding sequence ATGACTATCCAGACGAAGGCTGACGGCGCCGGGGAAGAATTCCTGGCCTTCCGGCTCGGCCGCGAAGAGTACGGCATCGACATCCTCAAGGTGCAGGAGATTCGTGGTTACGAATCGGTGACGCAGATCGCCAATGCACCGGCCTATCTCAAGGGCGTGATCAACCTGCGCGGCACGATCGTGCCGATCATCGATCTGCGCATCAAGTTCCGTCAGGAAAAGATCAGCTACGACCAGTACACGGTCGTGATCATCGTCGACCTCAATCGACGTACGACGGGCATCGTGGTCGACGGCGTGTCCGACGTGCTGACGTTGTCCCAGTCGCAGATCAAGCCGACGCCGCAGTTGTCCGGCGGCATGGAAACCGACTACATCCGGGGTCTGGGTTCGGTGGAGAACCGCATGCTGATCCTGGCCGATATCGAAAAGCTGATGGGCGTGGAAGAACTCGCGGCCATCGACGCGGCGGCTGGCGCCGCCTGA
- a CDS encoding response regulator, translated as MSLPTILVVDDSPSIRRMIGACLRAAGYTVTEAADGKEAHEVAREGAFGMLVTDQVMPGMDGLTLIRALRETPHYAATPILMLTTEADGQIRAQAREAGASGFLAKPFDPDQLIASVEALLPPPTVG; from the coding sequence ATGTCCCTGCCAACCATCCTCGTCGTCGACGATTCGCCGTCCATCCGCCGCATGATCGGGGCATGTCTGCGCGCCGCCGGTTACACGGTCACGGAGGCCGCCGACGGCAAGGAGGCGCACGAGGTCGCCCGCGAAGGCGCGTTCGGCATGCTCGTGACCGATCAGGTCATGCCCGGCATGGACGGATTGACGCTGATCCGCGCGCTGCGCGAGACGCCGCACTATGCTGCGACCCCGATTCTGATGCTCACCACGGAAGCCGACGGTCAGATCCGCGCGCAGGCGCGCGAGGCCGGCGCGTCGGGCTTTCTCGCCAAGCCGTTCGACCCCGACCAGCTGATCGCATCGGTCGAAGCGCTTTTGCCCCCTCCCACGGTGGGGTGA
- the motA gene encoding flagellar motor stator protein MotA has translation MLVVLGYVVVLGAVLGGYAITGGHMGALYQPAELIIIGGAAVGAFISTNSGKAIKGTMKALPKLLRGSKYNKELYLDVMALLYVLLSKARREGILFLEKEIADPAASSVFSQYPRILADAVMMEFLTDYLRMMVNGNMNAFEIEALMDHEIETYRHEAEVPAHALSRVGDGLPAFGIVAAVMGVVHALASADLPPAELGALIAHAMVGTFLGILLAYGFVSPLAARIEQQVDESVKMYECIKVTLLASLNGYAPLVAVEFGRKVLYSTVRPSFLELDDHVREVKSLT, from the coding sequence GTGCTTGTAGTTCTTGGCTATGTCGTCGTGCTTGGTGCGGTGCTGGGCGGGTATGCCATCACCGGCGGCCACATGGGCGCGCTTTACCAACCGGCGGAACTCATCATCATCGGTGGTGCAGCGGTCGGCGCATTCATCAGTACCAACAGCGGCAAGGCCATCAAGGGGACCATGAAGGCCCTGCCCAAGCTGTTGCGCGGCTCCAAGTACAACAAGGAGCTTTACCTGGACGTGATGGCACTGCTGTACGTGCTGCTGTCCAAGGCGCGCCGCGAGGGCATCCTGTTCCTCGAGAAGGAAATCGCCGACCCTGCCGCGAGCAGCGTGTTCAGCCAGTACCCACGTATCCTGGCCGACGCGGTGATGATGGAATTCCTCACCGACTATCTGCGCATGATGGTCAACGGCAACATGAACGCGTTCGAGATCGAGGCGCTCATGGACCACGAAATCGAAACGTATCGCCACGAGGCCGAGGTCCCCGCCCATGCGCTGTCGCGCGTCGGCGACGGCCTGCCGGCCTTCGGTATCGTCGCCGCGGTGATGGGCGTGGTGCATGCACTGGCCTCCGCCGATCTGCCGCCGGCCGAACTCGGCGCACTGATCGCCCACGCGATGGTCGGTACGTTCCTCGGTATTTTGCTCGCTTACGGTTTTGTCTCGCCGCTGGCCGCTCGCATCGAGCAGCAGGTGGACGAGAGCGTGAAGATGTACGAGTGCATCAAGGTCACGCTGCTTGCCTCGCTCAACGGTTATGCGCCGCTGGTTGCCGTGGAGTTCGGCCGCAAGGTCCTGTACTCCACCGTGCGTCCGTCCTTCCTTGAACTCGACGACCACGTTCGCGAAGTCAAGAGCCTGACCTGA
- the motB gene encoding flagellar motor protein MotB: MSSAQDLRPIVIKKAKSRAKPHGNHSWKIAYADFMTAMMAFFLVLWLLSSASPKALVGVAEYFRTPLKVAIAGGDKSSMSKSVVPGGGKDPMAKDGEVMRAQTNDPSDARRREQQESERLRQLKTRLETTIENNPVLRAFRPQLLLDITSEGLRIQILDTQNRPMFRTGSAAVEPYMRTILREIGPVLNEMPNKVSLSGHTDSQTYMAGERAYSNWELSADRANASRQELIAGGMNEGKVLRVLGLADTMPLDKNDRLAPVNRRISIVVLNKKAQAQFESENASAAEVSVAAQKGKAAQELQAGVAAAETPAAKAPAATGAPAPAATPAAGAAATAAPAAAGKRE, translated from the coding sequence ATGAGCAGCGCCCAGGATCTGCGCCCCATCGTCATCAAGAAGGCGAAGTCGCGCGCCAAGCCGCACGGCAACCACAGCTGGAAGATCGCTTACGCCGACTTCATGACGGCCATGATGGCCTTCTTCCTCGTGCTCTGGCTGCTGAGCTCGGCATCGCCGAAGGCCCTCGTCGGCGTGGCGGAGTACTTCCGCACGCCGCTGAAGGTGGCGATCGCGGGTGGCGACAAGAGCAGCATGTCGAAGAGCGTCGTGCCCGGTGGCGGCAAGGATCCGATGGCCAAGGATGGCGAGGTGATGCGCGCGCAGACCAACGATCCGTCGGATGCGCGCCGCCGCGAGCAGCAGGAATCCGAACGCCTGCGCCAGCTCAAGACCCGCCTCGAGACGACCATCGAGAACAACCCCGTGCTGCGCGCGTTTCGCCCGCAGCTACTGCTGGACATCACGAGCGAAGGCCTGCGCATCCAGATTCTCGATACGCAAAACCGCCCGATGTTCCGCACCGGCAGCGCCGCGGTGGAACCGTACATGCGCACCATCCTGCGCGAGATCGGTCCGGTGCTCAACGAGATGCCGAACAAGGTGAGCCTGTCGGGTCATACCGACTCGCAGACCTATATGGCGGGCGAGCGGGCGTACAGCAACTGGGAGCTGTCGGCCGATCGCGCCAACGCTTCGCGTCAGGAGCTGATCGCGGGCGGCATGAACGAAGGCAAGGTGCTGCGCGTGCTGGGCCTGGCCGACACGATGCCGCTGGACAAGAACGACCGTCTGGCGCCCGTCAACCGGCGTATCAGCATCGTCGTGCTGAACAAGAAGGCTCAGGCGCAGTTCGAGTCCGAGAACGCGAGTGCCGCCGAAGTATCGGTGGCCGCGCAGAAGGGCAAGGCCGCACAGGAGCTGCAGGCTGGCGTGGCGGCGGCGGAAACGCCGGCGGCCAAGGCACCGGCAGCGACAGGCGCGCCAGCACCGGCGGCAACGCCGGCAGCGGGCGCGGCGGCAACCGCGGCGCCGGCGGCAGCAGGCAAGCGCGAATGA
- a CDS encoding putative bifunctional diguanylate cyclase/phosphodiesterase, with protein sequence MIASTSSLLLFAVLLGAAAALGMRSARPDAGRDGKLLRRLSWSAAVMSQASIGLPLWVAIGSGSLSALEDPVRAVSAFASATAAAIASAHVFTLLKQWLRGATRAWRVVAVMSMLGGAGMVAVAGARMGRLCGNGSLTARACLDAAVLPDPGWLGGGIALLCFAMFAFHRAQSRGWLPAPMRPEATLIEDTPDDFPSAASLPRAAGMRGGRKQVGRIPGLTVRPSGRGGEAVGEYSVSTDLPDRIAFGRWLDQTLAQARLTETGCAVLLIHIADFREVDEVFEVRADDILAQDAGALAQAALEPHDFLARLARDEFAVGVPELVHHGRAHELGSRVLGSLAEFVAARGLQMQIGVNIGIAIYPRDAQTSEGLMQAARVSLSEARESGSNQVRVFNSAAGERARRMRVIRRDLWLAIQDDGLSLQYQPKFDVKHRTVVGAEALCRWRHPTLGVVNPAEFIMVAEQSGQIDKLDDWVIASVCAQVRLWQDAGLPVVPVAINVSGLRFASRNFPQYLLEQIHQHDIPPSAITLEITETAAMKDIGKSLETLAELQSLGIHVALDDFGSGYSSLGYLKRLRVGTLKIDRTLIGGLDADPQGRAIVGSMVALAHELRMKVVAEGVESHSQLDILNAMGCDEVQGYLMAQPLDASSFAEILRDTQPVRV encoded by the coding sequence ATGATTGCCTCGACTTCCAGTCTCCTGCTGTTCGCTGTGCTGCTCGGTGCCGCCGCCGCGCTTGGCATGCGCTCAGCCAGGCCGGACGCGGGCCGGGACGGCAAGCTGCTGCGCCGCTTGTCGTGGTCGGCCGCCGTGATGTCGCAGGCGTCGATCGGCTTGCCGCTATGGGTAGCCATCGGTTCCGGTTCGCTCTCGGCGCTCGAGGATCCGGTGCGCGCGGTGTCGGCGTTCGCCTCCGCGACCGCTGCCGCCATCGCGTCCGCCCACGTCTTCACGTTATTGAAACAATGGCTGCGCGGTGCCACGCGTGCCTGGCGCGTGGTGGCCGTGATGTCGATGCTCGGCGGTGCCGGCATGGTCGCCGTGGCCGGTGCGCGCATGGGCCGGCTGTGCGGTAACGGTTCGCTGACCGCGCGCGCCTGCCTCGACGCGGCCGTGCTGCCCGACCCGGGCTGGCTCGGCGGCGGCATCGCGCTGCTGTGCTTCGCGATGTTCGCGTTCCATCGCGCGCAATCGCGCGGCTGGCTCCCCGCCCCGATGCGTCCCGAGGCCACGCTGATCGAAGACACCCCGGACGACTTCCCGTCGGCCGCGTCGCTGCCCCGCGCGGCCGGTATGCGCGGCGGCCGGAAGCAGGTCGGGCGGATTCCGGGCCTGACCGTGCGGCCGTCCGGACGCGGCGGCGAGGCCGTGGGCGAGTACAGCGTCTCGACCGATCTGCCGGACCGCATCGCGTTCGGCCGCTGGCTCGACCAGACCCTTGCGCAGGCGCGGTTGACCGAGACCGGCTGCGCGGTGCTGCTGATCCATATCGCCGACTTCCGCGAGGTCGACGAGGTATTCGAAGTCCGCGCCGACGATATCCTCGCGCAGGACGCGGGCGCGCTCGCGCAGGCCGCGCTGGAACCGCACGACTTCCTGGCGCGGCTGGCCCGCGACGAGTTCGCGGTGGGCGTGCCCGAGCTCGTGCACCACGGGCGCGCGCACGAGCTGGGCTCGCGCGTGCTGGGTTCGCTGGCCGAATTCGTGGCCGCGCGCGGACTGCAGATGCAGATCGGCGTGAATATCGGCATCGCGATCTATCCGCGCGATGCGCAGACGTCGGAGGGCCTGATGCAGGCCGCCCGCGTCAGCCTGTCCGAGGCGCGCGAGAGCGGGTCGAACCAGGTGCGCGTGTTCAACTCCGCCGCGGGCGAGCGCGCGCGCCGCATGCGCGTGATCCGGCGCGACCTGTGGCTCGCGATCCAGGACGACGGGCTGTCGCTGCAATACCAGCCCAAGTTCGACGTGAAGCATCGCACCGTAGTGGGCGCCGAAGCGCTTTGCCGCTGGCGCCACCCGACGCTCGGCGTGGTCAATCCCGCCGAGTTCATCATGGTGGCCGAGCAGTCCGGCCAGATCGACAAGCTCGACGACTGGGTCATTGCCAGCGTGTGCGCGCAGGTCCGGCTCTGGCAGGACGCGGGACTGCCCGTGGTTCCCGTGGCGATCAACGTGTCGGGACTGCGTTTCGCGAGCCGCAACTTCCCGCAGTACCTGCTCGAGCAGATCCACCAGCACGACATTCCGCCGTCGGCGATCACGCTCGAGATCACCGAGACCGCGGCGATGAAGGACATCGGCAAGTCGCTGGAGACGCTGGCGGAGCTGCAATCGCTCGGTATCCACGTGGCGCTCGACGACTTCGGCAGCGGATATTCGAGCCTCGGCTACCTGAAGCGCCTGCGCGTCGGCACGCTGAAGATCGACCGGACGCTGATCGGCGGGCTCGATGCGGACCCGCAGGGCCGCGCCATCGTCGGCTCGATGGTCGCGCTCGCGCACGAGCTGCGCATGAAGGTCGTGGCCGAGGGCGTCGAATCGCACTCGCAGCTCGACATCCTCAATGCCATGGGGTGTGACGAGGTGCAGGGCTACCTCATGGCCCAGCCACTCGACGCGTCGTCGTTCGCCGAGATTCTGCGCGACACGCAACCTGTTCGCGTCTGA
- the flhC gene encoding flagellar transcriptional regulator FlhC: MTALLQAQPARSFTATPVPNRKSVLQDANQTQLAIELIGLGARLQVLEAETTLSRDRLIRLYKELRGASPPKGMLPFSTDWFTTWLPNIHSSLFFSAYQFMVQEGETSGIRAVVASYRLYLEHVSLLGGEIVLSFTRAWTLVRFFESNMLQLSTCTCCGGQFVTHAYEPHANFVCSLCRPPSRAGKVKKLSKDAVAAQTHA; encoded by the coding sequence TTGACCGCTCTCCTTCAGGCCCAGCCGGCCCGCAGTTTCACGGCGACTCCCGTACCCAACCGAAAAAGTGTCCTGCAGGATGCCAACCAGACCCAGCTCGCCATCGAGCTGATCGGCCTGGGTGCGCGTCTTCAGGTGCTCGAAGCCGAGACCACGCTCTCGCGCGACCGGTTGATCCGTCTCTACAAGGAGCTCCGCGGCGCCTCGCCGCCCAAGGGCATGCTCCCGTTCTCGACAGACTGGTTCACGACCTGGCTGCCGAATATCCATTCGTCCCTGTTCTTCTCCGCTTACCAGTTCATGGTGCAGGAAGGCGAGACGTCGGGTATCCGCGCCGTGGTGGCGAGCTATCGCCTGTACCTCGAGCACGTTTCGCTGCTGGGCGGCGAAATTGTCTTAAGTTTCACCCGTGCCTGGACGTTAGTACGGTTTTTCGAGAGCAATATGCTGCAGCTTTCCACGTGCACATGCTGCGGCGGACAGTTCGTGACGCATGCCTATGAGCCGCACGCGAACTTTGTCTGCAGCCTGTGCCGTCCGCCCTCACGGGCAGGGAAAGTCAAGAAGCTCTCGAAGGACGCCGTAGCCGCGCAGACCCACGCCTGA
- the flhD gene encoding flagellar transcriptional regulator FlhD: protein MESSEVLQEIREVNLAYLLLAQRLVRENQVEAMFRLGVSKEIAEILAKLTSAQLVKLAASNMVLCRFRFDDHALLSTLTHTAKSHDMQQIHAAILLARQPVEQLN, encoded by the coding sequence TTGGAAAGCAGTGAAGTTCTCCAGGAGATCAGGGAGGTTAACCTCGCCTATCTGCTGCTCGCGCAACGACTGGTGCGCGAAAACCAGGTGGAAGCCATGTTCAGGCTTGGCGTCAGCAAGGAAATTGCTGAGATTCTTGCCAAACTGACATCGGCGCAGCTCGTCAAGCTGGCGGCATCGAATATGGTGCTGTGCAGGTTCCGTTTCGACGATCATGCGCTGCTATCCACGCTCACTCACACGGCCAAGAGCCATGATATGCAGCAGATCCATGCTGCAATCCTGCTTGCCCGGCAACCTGTGGAGCAGCTCAATTGA
- a CDS encoding methyl-accepting chemotaxis protein encodes MQWFNQLRVTTRLIAGFLVVSVIGAIMGLLGVINMGRMAEWTGKIYNEDLQALKAVQDGNINLVYASRAQIALLSASTMGERATEKERIEKSLATMEERVKAAKGSFTQPEGQAMVKQYETLVPPFRERMTKYVELVNKQPLDTSQFESTVFTESSDLLKDSRALEDVLFKMVKRRDERARANMDESDGVYKSSRVVMLVLVLGGLVVSVLLGMFLARGLSRQLGGEPGYAARIASRIADGDFSAAVSLRKGDKSSLLHAMSEMQHHLSRMVRDFKESAESIGTASREIAAGNNDLSQRTEQQAASLEETASSMEELTSTVRQNADNARQASGLAANASETAVRGGEVVGRVVQTMDEINEASRKIVDIIGVIEGIAFQTNILALNAAVEAARAGEQGRGFAVVAGEVRSLAQRSANAAKEIKGLIGDTVARVDNGSVLVGEAGQTMGEIVQAVKRVTDIMGEISAASAEQSSGIEQVNQAVAQMDEVTQQNAALVEQAAAAASSLQEQAGRLQDSVATFRLSQDDEAGSGPSLGSAVVPAVRSVTKPALSASAASKAPRLAAAKTRATRGGKAAAAGAGAAAAASAADFEEVAASDAPALRPATAGGASDNGDWSAF; translated from the coding sequence ATGCAGTGGTTCAATCAACTACGCGTTACGACCAGGCTCATAGCCGGCTTCCTGGTCGTATCCGTCATCGGCGCCATCATGGGCCTGCTTGGCGTGATCAACATGGGGCGCATGGCGGAATGGACCGGCAAGATCTACAACGAGGACCTGCAGGCGCTGAAGGCCGTGCAGGACGGCAACATCAACCTCGTGTATGCGAGCCGCGCGCAGATCGCGCTGCTGTCGGCCTCCACGATGGGCGAGCGCGCGACCGAGAAGGAGCGCATCGAGAAGTCGCTGGCGACCATGGAAGAGCGCGTGAAGGCGGCCAAGGGCTCGTTCACGCAGCCGGAAGGCCAGGCGATGGTGAAGCAGTACGAGACCCTCGTGCCGCCGTTCCGCGAGCGCATGACGAAGTACGTTGAACTCGTGAACAAGCAGCCGCTGGATACGTCGCAGTTCGAGAGCACGGTGTTCACGGAAAGCTCGGATCTGCTCAAGGACAGCCGCGCGCTGGAGGACGTGCTGTTCAAGATGGTGAAGCGCCGCGACGAGCGTGCGCGCGCCAACATGGACGAATCGGACGGCGTGTACAAGAGCTCGCGCGTGGTCATGCTGGTGCTGGTGCTGGGCGGGTTGGTCGTATCCGTGCTGCTGGGGATGTTCCTCGCGCGCGGCCTGTCGCGCCAGCTTGGCGGCGAACCGGGCTACGCGGCCCGCATTGCCTCGCGCATCGCGGACGGCGATTTCTCCGCCGCGGTATCGCTGCGCAAGGGCGACAAGTCGAGCCTGCTGCACGCCATGAGCGAGATGCAGCATCACCTGTCGCGGATGGTGCGCGATTTCAAGGAATCGGCCGAGTCGATCGGTACGGCATCGCGTGAAATCGCCGCCGGCAACAACGATCTGTCGCAGCGTACGGAACAGCAGGCCGCCTCGCTCGAGGAAACCGCTTCGAGCATGGAAGAACTGACCAGCACGGTCCGCCAGAACGCGGACAACGCGCGTCAGGCCAGCGGCCTTGCCGCCAACGCGTCCGAAACCGCCGTGCGCGGCGGCGAAGTAGTGGGCCGCGTGGTGCAGACGATGGACGAGATCAACGAGGCCTCGCGCAAGATCGTCGACATCATCGGCGTGATCGAAGGCATCGCGTTCCAGACCAACATCCTTGCACTGAACGCGGCCGTGGAAGCGGCACGCGCGGGCGAGCAGGGCCGCGGCTTCGCGGTGGTGGCCGGCGAAGTGCGCAGCCTGGCGCAACGCTCCGCCAATGCGGCAAAGGAAATCAAGGGCCTGATCGGCGATACCGTGGCGCGCGTGGACAATGGTTCCGTGCTCGTGGGCGAAGCCGGCCAGACCATGGGCGAGATCGTGCAGGCGGTCAAGCGCGTGACCGACATCATGGGCGAGATCAGCGCGGCGTCGGCCGAGCAGAGCTCGGGCATCGAGCAGGTCAACCAGGCCGTGGCGCAGATGGACGAAGTGACGCAGCAGAACGCGGCACTCGTGGAACAGGCAGCCGCTGCCGCCAGCTCGCTCCAGGAGCAGGCCGGCCGTCTGCAGGATTCGGTGGCCACGTTCCGCCTGTCGCAGGACGACGAAGCCGGCAGCGGTCCGTCGCTGGGTTCCGCCGTCGTACCGGCGGTGCGCTCGGTGACCAAGCCCGCGCTCTCGGCATCGGCGGCATCGAAGGCACCGCGTCTCGCGGCAGCCAAGACGCGCGCCACCCGTGGCGGCAAGGCAGCGGCGGCCGGCGCGGGCGCTGCCGCGGCAGCCAGTGCAGCGGATTTCGAGGAAGTGGCAGCAAGCGATGCGCCGGCACTGCGCCCGGCCACCGCTGGCGGTGCTTCCGACAATGGCGACTGGAGCGCGTTCTGA
- a CDS encoding DUF4088 family protein — MTTDINLSLSAEATARLRADFDAFVRVSTGLDAEFVPPAFDDFLRARLLQQDGPLTERAVMRLLASGEYGWARKVFDKQLPNALSALMRDAQRFGFGLAVQPEWTPAQRVEHAREWAQQILSEAGADAAFTEALAAQIAASAVDVRTIEERMRTPAWRIADSLRQRAYDLMYALQTEQSEALGRSKVGEMRALLGLALEYGSVSADEAARVLEQVERARPHLFREAPDDIFSRLAAWLRQLFSQAAPLRQ, encoded by the coding sequence ATGACCACCGACATCAATCTGTCCCTGTCGGCCGAGGCGACGGCCAGACTCAGAGCGGACTTCGACGCTTTTGTAAGGGTCTCGACGGGGCTCGATGCCGAGTTCGTGCCGCCCGCCTTCGACGACTTCCTGCGCGCGCGTCTGCTGCAGCAGGACGGCCCGCTGACCGAACGCGCCGTCATGCGGCTGCTGGCCAGCGGCGAGTACGGATGGGCGCGGAAGGTCTTCGACAAGCAATTGCCGAACGCGTTGTCGGCGCTGATGCGCGACGCGCAGCGCTTTGGCTTCGGCCTCGCCGTACAGCCCGAATGGACGCCCGCGCAGCGCGTCGAACACGCGCGCGAGTGGGCGCAGCAGATTCTCAGCGAAGCCGGGGCCGATGCGGCCTTCACGGAAGCGCTGGCCGCGCAGATCGCCGCCAGCGCCGTCGATGTCCGCACGATAGAGGAACGCATGCGCACGCCGGCGTGGCGCATCGCGGACAGCCTGCGCCAGCGGGCCTACGACCTCATGTACGCGTTGCAGACCGAACAGAGCGAGGCGCTGGGGCGCAGCAAGGTGGGCGAGATGCGCGCGCTGCTGGGTCTCGCGCTCGAATACGGTTCTGTCAGCGCGGATGAGGCCGCGCGCGTTCTGGAGCAGGTGGAACGTGCGCGGCCGCATCTGTTCCGCGAGGCACCGGACGACATCTTTTCGCGCCTCGCGGCCTGGTTGCGGCAGCTCTTTAGTCAAGCCGCACCCTTGCGTCAATAG
- a CDS encoding methyl-accepting chemotaxis protein, producing MSFQNIQIRTLLRGAMASLTAILLLVGGAGLHGISQSNDALKETYSNQLASAQALSEAMLGTTRLRLALDRGVMPGSENDDPKKHVDRSKVFVDASDTAWKRYLALPQGDEEKALATELGRKRQDFFEKGIGPLQNALLSQNRDEALRLARDTMPELQRALGSAHEALEKFQLRTGKDNFEGAQARFERLRVMAVALIALGMLIAVAGTITLHRAIVRPVEEALGVFERIARGDLTSRIVSVSRNEIGRMMQALAAMQESLSGIVAEVRGGTDSIASATQQISAGNTDLSQRTEEQASSLEQTAASMEELTTVVRQNADNARQAGMLAGEASQIALKGGDVVGRVVDTMNEINGASRKVVEIIGVIEGIAFQTNILALNAAVEAARAGEQGRGFAVVAGEVRSLAQRSANAAKEIESLISESGQRVESGTRLVAEAGQTMGEIVQAVRRVTDIMNEIGAATQEQTTGIEQVNQAVSQMDEVTQQNAALVEEAAAAAGALEEQAQKLKNVVSVFTLAASGTRPAPMVAAAVARVAPDLAPSPAALPAVARTQAARQPVKPSGARAPVVRKPRETRLLRPSVAAAGPAASADDNWSAF from the coding sequence ATGTCCTTTCAGAATATTCAGATCAGAACGCTCCTTAGAGGGGCGATGGCTTCGTTGACGGCAATTCTGTTGCTGGTCGGCGGTGCCGGGCTGCATGGCATTTCGCAGTCCAACGATGCGCTCAAGGAAACTTATTCAAATCAGCTCGCGTCGGCGCAGGCGCTCAGCGAGGCGATGCTCGGTACGACGCGCCTGCGCCTGGCGCTGGACCGCGGCGTCATGCCGGGCTCGGAAAACGACGATCCGAAGAAGCATGTCGATCGTTCGAAGGTGTTCGTGGATGCTTCCGATACCGCCTGGAAGCGCTATCTGGCGCTTCCGCAGGGCGACGAGGAAAAGGCGCTGGCGACCGAGCTCGGGCGCAAGCGGCAGGACTTCTTCGAGAAGGGCATCGGCCCGCTTCAGAACGCGCTGCTGTCGCAGAACCGTGACGAAGCGCTGCGCCTCGCACGCGACACGATGCCGGAACTGCAACGCGCGCTGGGCAGCGCGCACGAAGCCCTGGAGAAATTCCAGCTGCGGACGGGCAAGGACAACTTCGAGGGCGCGCAGGCGCGCTTCGAACGGCTGCGTGTCATGGCCGTCGCCCTGATCGCGCTGGGCATGCTGATCGCCGTCGCCGGCACCATCACGCTGCATCGCGCGATCGTGCGGCCGGTGGAAGAGGCGCTGGGCGTGTTCGAGCGCATTGCGCGCGGCGACCTGACCTCGCGGATCGTCAGCGTGTCCCGCAACGAGATCGGCCGCATGATGCAGGCGCTCGCAGCGATGCAGGAGAGCCTGTCCGGCATTGTCGCGGAAGTGCGCGGCGGCACCGATTCGATCGCCTCGGCCACGCAGCAGATCTCGGCCGGCAACACGGACCTGTCGCAACGCACCGAGGAACAGGCGTCGTCGCTGGAACAAACCGCCGCGAGCATGGAAGAACTGACCACCGTGGTGCGCCAGAACGCCGACAACGCTCGCCAGGCCGGCATGCTGGCCGGCGAGGCGTCGCAGATCGCGCTCAAGGGCGGCGACGTGGTGGGCCGCGTGGTCGATACGATGAACGAGATCAACGGCGCGTCGCGCAAGGTGGTCGAAATCATCGGCGTGATCGAGGGCATCGCGTTCCAGACCAATATCCTGGCGCTCAACGCCGCGGTGGAAGCGGCGCGCGCCGGCGAGCAGGGCCGCGGCTTCGCGGTCGTGGCCGGCGAGGTGCGCAGCCTCGCGCAACGCTCGGCCAATGCGGCCAAGGAAATCGAATCGCTGATCAGCGAGTCCGGACAGCGCGTGGAGTCGGGGACGCGCCTCGTGGCCGAGGCGGGCCAGACCATGGGCGAGATCGTCCAGGCCGTACGCCGCGTGACGGACATCATGAACGAGATCGGCGCGGCCACGCAGGAACAGACCACGGGCATCGAACAGGTCAATCAGGCCGTGAGCCAGATGGACGAAGTGACCCAGCAGAACGCGGCACTGGTGGAGGAAGCCGCGGCCGCGGCGGGCGCGCTCGAAGAGCAGGCACAAAAGCTCAAGAACGTGGTGTCGGTGTTCACGCTCGCGGCCAGCGGCACGCGGCCGGCGCCGATGGTCGCCGCCGCCGTGGCGCGCGTGGCGCCCGATCTGGCACCCAGCCCGGCTGCCTTGCCGGCCGTGGCGCGCACGCAGGCCGCGCGCCAGCCGGTCAAGCCGTCGGGGGCGCGCGCGCCCGTTGTACGCAAGCCACGCGAGACGCGTTTGTTGCGGCCCAGCGTTGCCGCGGCAGGCCCTGCTGCGTCCGCCGACGACAACTGGAGCGCGTTCTGA